CGCCCAATCTTGCTCTGCATCTTGCCAAAACTTACAAGCTCATCCGTCTTGGCCCTTTTCCCCACTGCTTCTGAATTTTCGACTTCAGCTTTATAACTCCTAACATGTTCAGTTCTGAACATGCCACGCTCTAAAGAAGCACGGTTCATCACGAGAGAATCTTCTTGATTGTATCCAAGATGGACATTGACAGCCACAATAGCACTCTGGCCGTTGAAGAAATCAGGCCTTGGCATCATCCCCTTGTGGTGTTCAGAGTACCTCGACTTCCCTAGGCAATCTGATAGCATAGTTCGGAAAAGAGGCCTTTGGGGATAGTATAGCTGGTGAGAATTTGTATCAACTCGAATGCTGGGGTTTGTGGTCGAGTACCCCATGGCTTGCTGAGAGTGCTTGGCAGATTGGTAAAGAACTCTCCTAGCATGATCATGATTGGCAAAAGGAACTATCCCACAGCTTAAACCTAGAAGGAATGAACTATCAAACTCGCAGTGGGTGTACTTCACAGGTGGGTTATCTAACTCAGCAGTGAACAGGTAGTCAATTCCCCACGCAGTTTGacaatcttcttcctcctctggTCCGATGAACTCAACTATGCCATTATCCAGAAGCGACTGAAATAAAAAGTCTCCTTTCAAATCTTTAATCTTCTTTAAGTTCTGGACAACAAAGAGAGGGCGCAGTATCCTTCCAGCATCAGCAAATATACGCACTTCATCCTGATGCTTATCTCTTTTGATCTCAATCtacaacagaaaaaaaaatcagtacACAAGAAATTATATAATACAGCCACATGTCCGAATTTAGAAGGGAATTTCAGCAACACTCAAGCTAACAGTACTTAAAAAGATGTTCCACGTTGAACTTCCACCACCCTTTAAAGAAAGTAAGAATTAAACACCAAGAGATACTATCTTTATGTTTTCGGCTTTTACATATTATCTGGGGTGAATGTGGATGCTACATGCTTCAGAATACAAAGAGATAATAGTCTCAAGGTTGAACCAGAATGCTTTCAGACGAATGTGTATCATAAGAGACAGGTGCAGATTAGAAAACACTACTTATCAAATAGCTCGGATGATAAAATTAAGGAATTGTGACTTATTTGAGGAATTACGTGATGTTAACAAGAAACATTCTGGGATTCCAGCATGATTAAACCTATTGCAGTAATGGGACTTTATACACTTCAAGATATATAGTCTAGTATCTACCACATAAAATGCTAGAAGAGAAGATCATTAGAGTTGAAGACAACCTGCTGAGGTACTTCCATTTTGCGACGCTTGTGTCTCAGCTTAGCAACAAATGATGACGAATCTTTGCACACTCCAACCCAATCTCCATCCAGAAAAACTTTGTGCCTTCCACCGAGCAAACAACAATCATCATCAACCAAGTTCTCCATTCCACACTCAAGAAATTTTTTAAGGATGCTTTCTTGTCCCAGTATATTATTACTGACAAGACCCAGGCTGGCCAGATTCTTAACCAGGCCACAATTTTCTCCATCTGGTGTAGAGAGAAAGCAAACCTTACCCCAGTGAGATGGGTGCCTGCAACAACCAGTTTGACATTCATTAGATACTTATTCTCTTACCAAAGTGATACAATGCTGATAACAAGGTCCTTaatgaaataaaacaaattatgaaAACTTACGGGTATCTAGCATCACCAACCCGGCCTGTGTATGAGACCTGCTGCCGAGTTCTTCTCATATCACACACTGCCTGCAATGAATTTGTTCGCCTGAGATTAGCAACTACACCAGACATCCTTTCCATTCTCTTAAAAGGGTGCACCCACGCTCCAGTTGAAAAGGCTCTGGAAAGACCATTAGTGATGATCGAGGCATCCAGGTAGTGGTCGATGGACTGCACCTCTCTATCTTTGTAGAGGTCTCTCTGTATTGCCTTAACCATTCGCCTCTCCGCATGTTTGATATGCACGGAAAGTTCTCGTTCAAGAAGTTCACCTGCCAACTCCACCCTCTTGTTCCTAAAATCATCTCTGTTGTCAACTTTGCGGCGCCCTCTGTAGGCATCCAGCAGGCACTTGACCATATACGCAAGAAAAGAAGCTTTCTGCCGCTGGCTCCTAAGGTTGGGAAAGAGATAGGTATGGATTAAAACCTCCAAAGATTCTGTAGGTGGAAACTTACTGCCCTGCATCAGCTTCATGATATGCCCTATTGCATTGCCAGCCTTGCGGAAACCTTCAAATTTCTTATCAGCGTCATGTATTGATGGCATGAGTATGTTTGCAATTGTAGAGTCCTCCTCAGTGTCCAGACCAATCAGCTTGACCACCTCTCTATCATTTGGAACACCCAAAGCAAAGAACAAGAGCCAAATAGGAACCTCTGCGGCGTAAAAGTATACAGTAAGGATCTTGTCTCCGGCTTTCAAATGTTCCACATTTGGAACTAACTTTATATACACTCTTGTCCTTTTCGCGACTGGACGATATGCAATGGTCCAGGTAGGATCTTTAGCCACCCACAACCTTTTGAGGCATATTTGCTCCTGGGCAATGAATGTCTACACCAATCATTGATAACAATTAATCATCTGTTCGAAGCAACTTTAAGCCAACAGTAGATAGAATGACCTTGGTACAGCTTAAAATGTCAAAGGATTTTTCAGAATAGTGTAGCAAAAATgccaatattaaattattaatggaTTATGCCAACAACTTAGACTACTAAGATTACTAAAATCGTTCACATATTAACTATTAAGTGACTAAAAATGATAAGATTTAGCAACACAAAAATCAGAGTTCAATAATTTCTCTCCGTATTCCAATTTCTTACAagttagtagtattaattaatgaaACAGTAAGTCTGACCTTCTCAGCCCCCTTGATAACAAAGTAACCTCCTTGATCAAATTCACAATCTCTCCTTTCTTTACCATCAGGTTCAGGTCTACTCATCCAGCACAAGTCCGATTTCACCATGACAGGGAGTCTGCCAAAGTTAATATCAGTCTGATACTCATTCAGTATTGTCTTCTCTACAACTATATCCACACCAGTTTTGAATTTGTCACTTCTAGATGGACTTTCTGTATACACCTGAAATGTTTAACTTATCAGAAAAGATTGGAATCTGAAAGAGCAGAAGAGAAACAAAATTGAAGGTGGTGTTAGAAAGTCATATCCCTGTATCAGTTAATATTAACTGAAAGGCTTTGGAAAATACTTGTAGAAATCTACATATCAGCATGATCTGTGGTGCTCTTCCAGGTGGGAAACCTAGGGTTAGCTGATCAACTAGTCTAAAATTACTCCATTGGTAAAGAAATAAAAGGATTTTAGAAGAAAGTGTATGAGAATTAAACCAAGATCTAATTGTTTTGTAAATTAcatagttttaaatttttaatagctTGTCAAATATGCAATCAGATGCTCTAACACCattaaaaagcaaaaaaaaaatctatgaATACATTGAAAATCTACACAATCTCAAATCGTTATTATTACAACATAGAAGAAACAGACAATCTATTTACCTGAAGATGAGTCTCAACTTTGATCCTGGATGAATAGGTCATATTCTGAAGATGAGCATGCCTCGGCAAAAGCTCCAAAAACTCTTTACCACCATCAGTCGATGAAAACTTCTCACCAGTCCACAATGTCGGGTGATCAAGCATGACTTTTCCAAACCTCAGTTTTGCACGCTTCCACTCACCATCTCCCCTTTTAGTAGGGTCGTATCCAGGTTCAATTGTAATCTCCCCAACAGAGTCAAAGACTTTTTGGATCCCATGCTTGACAAATTCATTATAGGAATTTATCTGGTGGCTAATTAAACCAAACTGCTCAAAAAATGCTATCGAAGCCTTCTTACAGAAACCTTTCAGGAAGCTTTTGTCCAGTTCTTGCAGGGCACAGTCCGCCTCATCTTCAGATTCAGAACAGTTGAAGTCTAGATCATCATCAAATTCCATCGGTCTCGAACCATTAGTAAGCTTCTCGTTTATGCTGCTAGGTCCTGCTTCATCTATATAATCCCACCCGTCCATCTGTATCCAAAGTTAAGACCAGATGAACAAATCAAATATCACACTCAAGTTTTTATGTCCCCTAAATCCTAATTGGCATAAACAGGGAAAATTGTGTTCATGCTTAATCATTAAAGCAATGTAATTAAAATCTAAGGgccaaaacaaaacaactccGGATAATGATGAAAATGCAGTATTTTGTGATGATATTTATCAATTCCAGAAAAAAAGTTACATACTACTACATTTTAAACAAACAAACTCCTCCAGTAAATATCATAAACCAAAATTCCCCAACAATTCTCACAAACATAAGGTCACATTTTCCATCATCCGCGTGAAATGCAAGCAACGAATCCGGCATGCATTTCCATTCTTTAAACGCACATTCTTAACACGAACACTTGAGAAATGTTTCGAGCGGAAACataaacatacaaaataaaattaataatgagATATCAGCGAAAATAAGAAGAATGGGAGAAACCTACCTCGATTCCAGCCTATTTGAACCGATTATGTTCACGATTTTGGTGGTAAGGGTTTTTTCGATTCTTCGATTTTGGTGGTAAGGGTTTTTCGATTCTTCCACTTTTAAATAAGCTCTGCAAGACTGCAACAATTACTTCAACAGTGCCAGCATAGAGTTTTATAGTGCATTTCCTTTCAGTCCTCAGTAATCCCtctattataataatttttttaattgcttgaaaaataaattttatttcaattaaattactactactaactTATCAATAAGGAAATCGCATTACATATATGCTCCGGGAGTTACTCTTTGCTTGCTAATAATAGTACAAACTCTGTCagcaaaatattattattattgtccatgtttgactcggtacaagttttaagaaatttgaagaaaagtgagtggaaaaaagttagtggaacgtaggtctcatatttatatattggttttaaaatagaatgtgagtgtaatgagttaatggaaagtggagtccatttaccaaaaataggaaaaaagtaaagtggacaacattttgcagacgaaccgaaatggcaaaagtggacaacatttcgtGGACAGAGGGAATAGTACTTAATTTATACTCTCTTCTTCTTTGTTATATGTTCCATGTTTTTATTTTGCGCGGTTTACTAATAATAGTACGGAGTAGTACTTTTTCTAAATgcccatatttatttttttacaatGAATTAATTTTAATCGGTCTTTTCTCATCAAGAACCTCCTTCTCCTTCGCTTCATCCCTCTCGGATGCCAACGCCGATGAAAGCCCTTGTTGAATCAACATAGCCGGCATATTCATCCTCCAAAGGCCGAAGTCGTTCTTGCCCGTGAATTTCTCAGCTTCAAAACGAGAAGCCATCTTTAATCGTGGATCCGATTCCGCAATTTGAACTTGATTAACTTTTCGTCGGCgatttcccacagacggcgccacttgttaatGGCAGTGTGTGATTTGTGTGTGAGAATTGAGAGAGAATATTGTGGGAAGTGAATGAATCGTCGTATTCAATCTTCTTGGAAGGAAATATACAAGTGAGGGAGATGAAAATATCCCAGCTAACTAAAATCAAACAGAATAGTCTATCTTAGTCAACATCCGTAAATCCTACTGCTAAGACTCAATCTCAATATtaaatgagatctaacggctgatGTACACTATTAGTGATGAATGAGATATTTAGCCTCTTCTCTTCAAAACTCTTTTTCCAGCTCATGATCTGATCACATCTTCAGCTCAAATAACAATTCTCCACCTCGATCGATCATTTGCTGTCAAAATCCAGCTTGCACAAGTTAATCAACTTCATGCAAGTTTCAAGCTTTCCCTTTTGCAGCGGCTTAGTTAGCATATCTGCCGGATTTTCTGAGGTGTGGACCTCGAACACTTTAACCTCCCCTTCTTCTATCTTCTCCCTGATTAAATGCATCGGCACATCAATGTCCTTACTCCTCCCGTGATAAACCTGGTGTTTAGCCAAACATATAGCGTTGTTGTCGTCACACCCAATAGCTATGGCCTCCTGCTGCACACCAAAATCATTCAAAATGCCCTTCAACCAAGCACTTTCTTTCACCGCTGCTGTGAAAGACATAAACTCAGCCTCAGTTGTGGACAATGCAACCACACTCTGAAGACTTGACTTCCAACTAATGACTGATCCATAAAGAGTTAACACATATCCTGACTGAGATCTGCGGTTATCTATGTTACCAGCAAAATCTGAGTCAGAAAAACCTTTCAATGCATTACCTTCATATTCTTGCTTACCCTTAAACACAATCCCAACATCTGCAGCTCCTTCTAGGTATCTCAACAACCACTTCAAGGCAGACCAGTGCTCTCTTCCATAGTTTGACATAAATCTGCTAATCACTGACACTGCTTGAGCAATATCTGGCCGTGTGCTTATCATAGCATACATCACACTGCCAATAATATTTGCATAAGGAATTCTCTGCATCTCCTGTTCCTCAGCTGCATTCTTTGGGCATTGTTCAAGTGACAATTTGTAATGCTGCCCCATAGGCATTCCAACTTAATTTATGTCACTTATCTTGAACTTTGAGAGTATTCTAGACACATAATCAGATTGAGTAAGCCATATATCTCCTCTTTCTCCGTGTCTGATTATTGTCATCCCCATAATTCTCCTTACCGGCCCAAGGTCTTTCATATCAAAAGCTGCACTCAGATCATCTTTTACTTTATGTACTGGCCCCTTTGATACCCCAACCACCAACATATCGTCTACATAAAGCAAAAGGTATGCCACAGCAGCTCCACCTTTCTTCTTAACATGCACACACTCATCAAAATTTGATCTGAAAAAACCACTATCAAGCATGTGCTTATTAAACATTCTATGACACTGCATACTAGCCTGCATGGGCCCATATATGTTCCTTTTCAATAAGCACACTTTATCTTCATGCCCTGGTCTAGAGAAGCCCTCAGGCTGAGCCGTATAGATGGTCTCCTCTAGGTCACCATGCAAAAATGCAGTTTTAACATCTAACTGCTCTAATTCCCAATCTCTCTTGGCGACAATTGCTAGCAAGATTCTGATCGACGAATGCTTTACAACAGGTGAAAATACCTCATTAAAATCCTCACCTTGCTCCTGAGTGAAGCCTCGGGCAACAAGCCTTGCCTTAAATCTGACATTCTCAGCATTCTGgccttctattttctttttgaatATCCATTTACAACTCACTACCCTTCTGTCTGGTGCCCTTTCAACTAGAACCCAAGTACCATTTTTGAGCAGGGATTCTATTTCCTCTATCATAGCCTTCATTCATTTATCATTCTCTTTAGATTGCATAGCCTCTTTATATGATGAGGGCTCTGCAAAATCTACTTCTTCAGCCACAAATAGAGCAAAGTAGAGCATCTCACAATCTGAAAACTTAGCTGGTGGTTTGGAGACTCTTCTGACTCTATCTCTGGCCAACATGTAATCACTGAGATCCTCTGATACATCAGGCTGATGGCTATGTGAGTTACTTGGTTTATCAGCTACTGTATCTTGATGCTCCTTTTCAGATTCTTGAACCTTCACCTCAATTTCAGAGGCATTGCTCTCTCTGATAGGAACATTATTTGTTGACTTAAAAGATAGATCTTTCTCCGAAAAAATCACATCTATGTTTATCAACACCTTCTCATTTCCAGGTTCAATGCACATAACCTATACCCTTTGACACCAGATTGATAGCCCAACATCACACACCTCAAAGCCCTGGCCTCTAATTTTCCCTGTTTGACATGTGCAAAGGCCTTGCAACCAAAAGTTCTCAATCTGGAATAATCAGCATGGTTCCCATACCACAAGAAATCTAGTGTATTtcgaaacgggtagcgggtattGGGTACCCGCACACCCGACTCGTCACCCGTCGGGTATCGGGTACCCGCTACCCGACATAAGCGGGAACGGGTTCGGGTACGGGTATTGAGTTTCAGGGTtttgcgggtatcgggtatacccgcTACCCGCTTATATACccgtttaaatataaatattttattaaaatttttaattaatatccgCGCCGCCACACACAGGATTAACTCTGATCCTATGAAGTCTTTTGTGACAAAAGTTTAGAGAATATAAATCAAAAGTTTTGTCCATTACCCTAAATTAATATCCGCCGCCCGCCGCCACCCGCGAAGAAGGTAAGGGCTCAAGTCAATAACTTCTAGATTGCTGCCAATTCCTAAGAAACTGCGTTAATAATTTTGAGAGCAGATTTATTCAAACTTCTCAAACTGATAATTGATATTGGATTTATTCATTAGCTAATCAGATTAGAAATGACTTGATATATAATTGTGCAAAGTCAGTCAaatcagaaattatattttattgcaGCTAAATGAAATTACATAAGTATATGTGCTTGTTTTTAGCAAAGTTAGTCAAAgtggatattttattttatttccagtGCTAGACACTTTTAGTTACAAATTGTCTACACTCTACAGTTAGTGATACTCATTTTTGCACTACTAGGAAATATTACTTGTGTCtacaattttttttaggatGAGCAATATTATTACGGATGGCAATTAACAAGTTAAGGACGATGAAATACTTAAGGAtattgaagatgaagaagaagcaaGAACAGAAGCTCCAAGTCCAtcgagaaaaagaaaaaagaggtaAGGTGCCATCCAAGCGGAAATCAACCTCAGTGCATTGGAACAACTACGACAAAATGATGGTTGAAGAAGGTAATCCCCCTGTTGCAAGAACGAAAGCAAAATGCAAGGAATGTGGAACTTTGATCGTTGCAGACGCATGGAATGGGACAAATGGCTTGAAGAACCACACAATTTCTTGTTTAAAGAAGAAAGCTGATGCCGAAGTCGGTAGTGGTCAGACTATTTTGGCATATTCCGTGGATGGTCAAAGTAGAGCATTGACTACTTGGAAGTTTGAT
This sequence is a window from Salvia splendens isolate huo1 chromosome 5, SspV2, whole genome shotgun sequence. Protein-coding genes within it:
- the LOC121804539 gene encoding DNA-directed RNA polymerases IV and V subunit 2-like codes for the protein MDGWDYIDEAGPSSINEKLTNGSRPMEFDDDLDFNCSESEDEADCALQELDKSFLKGFCKKASIAFFEQFGLISHQINSYNEFVKHGIQKVFDSVGEITIEPGYDPTKRGDGEWKRAKLRFGKVMLDHPTLWTGEKFSSTDGGKEFLELLPRHAHLQNMTYSSRIKVETHLQVYTESPSRSDKFKTGVDIVVEKTILNEYQTDINFGRLPVMVKSDLCWMSRPEPDGKERRDCEFDQGGYFVIKGAEKTFIAQEQICLKRLWVAKDPTWTIAYRPVAKRTRVYIKLVPNVEHLKAGDKILTVYFYAAEVPIWLLFFALGVPNDREVVKLIGLDTEEDSTIANILMPSIHDADKKFEGFRKAGNAIGHIMKLMQGSKFPPTESLEVLIHTYLFPNLRSQRQKASFLAYMVKCLLDAYRGRRKVDNRDDFRNKRVELAGELLERELSVHIKHAERRMVKAIQRDLYKDREVQSIDHYLDASIITNGLSRAFSTGAWVHPFKRMERMSGVVANLRRTNSLQAVCDMRRTRQQVSYTGRVGDARYPHPSHWGKVCFLSTPDGENCGLVKNLASLGLVSNNILGQESILKKFLECGMENLVDDDCCLLGGRHKVFLDGDWVGVCKDSSSFVAKLRHKRRKMEVPQQIEIKRDKHQDEVRIFADAGRILRPLFVVQNLKKIKDLKGDFLFQSLLDNGIVEFIGPEEEEDCQTAWGIDYLFTAELDNPPVKYTHCEFDSSFLLGLSCGIVPFANHDHARRVLYQSAKHSQQAMGYSTTNPSIRVDTNSHQLYYPQRPLFRTMLSDCLGKSRYSEHHKGMMPRPDFFNGQSAIVAVNVHLGYNQEDSLVMNRASLERGMFRTEHVRSYKAEVENSEAVGKRAKTDELVSFGKMQSKIGRVDSLDDDGFPFIGANLQTGDIVIGKYAASGVDHSIKLKHTERGMVQKVVLSANDEGKNFAVVSLRQVRSPCLGDKFSSMHGQKGVLGFLESQENFPFTVEGIVPDIVINPHAFPSRQTPGQLLEAALGKGIALGGGLKYATPFSTPSVEDITSQLHRLGYSRWGGERMYDGRTGEKVETLIFMGPTFYQRLTHMAEDKVKFRNTGPVHPLTRQPVADRKRFGGIKFGEMERDCLIAHGAAANLHERLFTLSDSSQMHICRKCKNVAGVIQRTVVGGRRVRGPYCRFCEAVEDVVRVNVPYGAKLLCQELFSMGISLKFETELC